From one Angustibacter luteus genomic stretch:
- a CDS encoding alkaline phosphatase family protein — MFRLIPRAHGRHLVLGAATALVLAGASLPIASAFGTDGHHGGGGAKITNLVVIYQENHSFDNLFGSWGPVGGQQVDGLAGATAQHRTQVAQDGTAYGCLRQVDVNLTAPPLDGWCHDPAHGVPQSAFANGPWTIDDVIGPTDTTCPAPGQSAPNGVLKGSGLPGGCTRDLVHRFYQEQYQLNGGRQNRYVTGSDAVGLTMGTYATTSLPIWTYLHSRGAPNYVVADRFFQGAFGGSFLNHQYLIAARAPVDTSGGTFGGAANSVVDANGMPNTYPLYTPVGPVKDSQLTQSCRDGSTADFAKACGNYAVNTVQPASPPFGSGAKIPLVDNATYPNIGDRLSAANVSWAWYSGGWDDAEAGHPGPLFQYHHQPFNYFAAYAPGQPGRAHLQDETKFVAAAKKGRLPTVSFVKPYGAENEHPGYASEPDGSDHLVDLIKAVQRGPQAKHTVIVVTYDEFGGQWDHVSPPGPGSSTPGTHDSFGPGTRIPALVLGAAFRHSGVDHTSYDTTSIMASIERALGLQPVSSRDAQVADLAPALRIGGVRFSR, encoded by the coding sequence ATGTTCCGCCTGATCCCCCGTGCCCACGGCCGGCACCTCGTCCTGGGCGCCGCCACGGCGCTGGTCCTGGCCGGCGCGAGCCTGCCGATCGCCTCGGCGTTCGGCACCGACGGCCACCACGGAGGTGGCGGCGCCAAGATCACGAACCTGGTCGTGATCTACCAGGAGAACCACAGCTTCGACAACCTCTTCGGCAGCTGGGGGCCGGTCGGCGGGCAGCAGGTCGACGGCTTGGCCGGCGCCACCGCGCAGCACCGGACCCAGGTCGCCCAGGACGGGACGGCGTACGGCTGCCTCCGGCAGGTCGACGTCAACCTCACCGCACCACCGCTGGACGGCTGGTGCCACGACCCGGCGCACGGCGTTCCGCAGAGCGCGTTCGCGAACGGCCCCTGGACGATCGACGACGTCATCGGCCCCACCGACACCACCTGCCCGGCGCCCGGCCAGTCCGCTCCCAACGGCGTGCTGAAGGGGTCCGGCCTGCCCGGCGGCTGCACCCGGGACCTCGTGCACCGCTTCTACCAGGAGCAGTACCAGCTGAACGGTGGCCGGCAGAACCGGTACGTCACCGGCAGCGACGCCGTCGGCCTGACGATGGGGACCTACGCCACGACGTCCCTGCCGATCTGGACGTACCTGCACAGCCGCGGCGCGCCGAACTACGTCGTGGCGGACCGGTTCTTCCAGGGCGCCTTCGGCGGTTCGTTCCTGAACCACCAGTACCTCATCGCCGCCCGAGCACCCGTCGACACCAGCGGTGGGACGTTCGGTGGCGCCGCGAACTCGGTGGTGGATGCCAACGGCATGCCCAACACGTACCCCCTGTACACACCGGTGGGCCCGGTGAAGGACAGCCAGCTGACGCAGTCCTGCCGAGATGGTTCGACGGCTGACTTCGCCAAGGCGTGCGGCAACTACGCCGTCAACACCGTGCAGCCCGCATCGCCGCCGTTCGGCAGCGGGGCGAAGATCCCGCTGGTGGACAACGCGACTTACCCGAACATCGGTGACCGGCTCTCGGCCGCGAACGTCAGCTGGGCCTGGTACTCCGGCGGGTGGGACGACGCGGAGGCCGGCCACCCCGGACCGTTGTTCCAGTACCACCACCAACCGTTCAACTACTTCGCCGCGTACGCGCCGGGCCAGCCCGGGCGGGCACACCTGCAGGACGAGACGAAGTTCGTCGCCGCGGCCAAGAAGGGGAGGCTCCCGACGGTCAGCTTCGTCAAGCCCTACGGCGCGGAGAACGAGCACCCCGGCTACGCCAGCGAGCCGGACGGCAGCGACCACCTCGTCGACCTGATCAAGGCGGTCCAGCGCGGCCCGCAGGCCAAGCACACCGTGATCGTGGTGACGTACGACGAGTTCGGCGGGCAGTGGGACCACGTGTCGCCGCCCGGCCCGGGCAGCAGCACCCCTGGGACGCACGACTCGTTCGGTCCGGGCACGCGCATCCCGGCTCTGGTCCTGGGTGCCGCGTTCCGGCACTCGGGGGTCGACCACACGAGCTACGACACGACCTCGATCATGGCCAGCATCGAGCGAGCCCTGGGCCTGCAGCCGGTGAGCTCGCGAGACGCGCAGGTGGCGGACCTCGCACCGGCCCTGAGGATCGGCGGCGTGCGCTTCAGCCGCTGA
- a CDS encoding alpha/beta hydrolase family protein yields MSEAMAGRAWIGVADGGVVLARPSASGADELLVDRPAGFRYRSPEPAVWRDGVPVLDGVVLRPVSAHPSRMAGLSGWYGDDDRQVLLTQVPEPYFGEPMVLLAEGDRVTRAYPLGENAFLTEDAVFLEVADDQLHLTGPSAAATLARTSRWHERAVGFEVAGATYAGTVVLPAGPGPHPAAVVLHGAAGGQRDFCRIQSWALLRAGVGVLNYDKAGHGDSGGPPDPSIYDQADAAEAAMQVLSDQPDVDPARIGLAGFSNGMWSVPMVAARRPAAFVVGAGSPGVSMAESEVHRRTKVLRDVGVSEPTLVAVAQAWRSLFAIVAGGPTDELTGRLGAALDDVAAAPDLDRYEVPGYVAQNPMLSPIPPLVPVDELVPMLAGERDPQLAYDPADDYARIGCPVFLQYGEVDTSVPVDVSIARITEAVRSAGQSLTVRVYPELEHMLNVVSTRVVGLTAEDAMYQYHDFTFGAGTWADLTIWLSENVFREVSG; encoded by the coding sequence GTGAGCGAGGCGATGGCGGGCCGAGCCTGGATCGGCGTGGCGGACGGCGGGGTCGTGCTCGCGCGTCCGTCGGCGTCCGGCGCCGACGAGCTGCTCGTGGACCGGCCCGCGGGCTTCCGCTATCGCAGCCCCGAACCCGCTGTCTGGCGGGACGGTGTGCCGGTGCTGGACGGCGTCGTGCTGCGACCGGTCTCGGCGCATCCGTCGCGGATGGCCGGGCTCAGCGGCTGGTACGGCGACGACGACCGGCAGGTGCTGCTGACCCAGGTCCCCGAGCCGTACTTCGGTGAGCCGATGGTGCTGCTGGCCGAGGGTGACCGGGTCACCCGGGCCTACCCGTTGGGCGAGAACGCCTTCCTGACCGAGGACGCGGTCTTCCTCGAGGTCGCGGACGACCAGCTGCACCTCACCGGGCCCTCGGCTGCCGCCACCCTGGCCCGGACGTCACGCTGGCACGAGCGTGCAGTCGGCTTCGAGGTCGCCGGCGCGACGTACGCCGGCACCGTCGTCCTCCCGGCCGGTCCCGGACCGCACCCGGCCGCCGTCGTCCTGCACGGTGCGGCTGGTGGGCAGCGGGACTTCTGCCGGATTCAGTCCTGGGCCCTGCTGCGCGCCGGGGTCGGCGTGCTGAACTACGACAAGGCCGGGCACGGCGACTCGGGTGGTCCGCCGGACCCGTCGATCTACGACCAGGCCGACGCGGCCGAGGCCGCCATGCAGGTGCTGTCCGACCAGCCGGACGTCGACCCGGCGCGGATCGGCCTGGCCGGCTTCTCGAACGGCATGTGGTCCGTGCCGATGGTCGCCGCCCGGCGTCCGGCCGCGTTCGTCGTCGGGGCCGGATCACCCGGAGTCAGCATGGCGGAGTCGGAGGTGCACCGGCGCACGAAGGTGCTGCGGGACGTCGGCGTCAGCGAGCCGACGCTGGTGGCCGTGGCGCAGGCCTGGCGGAGCCTGTTCGCGATCGTCGCGGGTGGCCCGACCGACGAGCTGACCGGGCGCTTGGGTGCGGCCCTGGACGACGTCGCCGCCGCGCCGGACCTGGACCGCTACGAGGTGCCGGGGTACGTGGCGCAGAACCCGATGCTCTCGCCGATCCCGCCGCTGGTGCCGGTCGACGAGCTGGTGCCGATGCTGGCAGGTGAGCGCGACCCGCAGCTGGCGTACGACCCGGCGGACGACTACGCGCGGATCGGCTGCCCGGTGTTCCTGCAGTACGGCGAGGTCGACACGAGCGTGCCGGTGGACGTCTCCATCGCCCGCATCACCGAAGCCGTACGCTCCGCCGGCCAGTCGTTGACCGTCCGGGTCTACCCCGAGCTCGAGCACATGCTGAACGTCGTCTCCACCCGGGTGGTCGGGCTCACCGCCGAGGACGCGATGTACCAGTACCACGACTTCACGTTCGGCGCCGGCACGTGGGCCGACCTGACGATCTGGTTGTCGGAGAACGTCTTTCGCGAGGTCAGCGGCTGA
- a CDS encoding VOC family protein, with protein sequence MGTFIKSVTFDCADAMLMATFWAAALGSDVDEESTSERAFVEPAGWGGPSLWFAAVPEPKIAKNRMHFDLRAPGRVEDEVARLALLGAIVLRPGDDLVVMADPEGNEFCVE encoded by the coding sequence ATGGGTACCTTCATCAAGTCCGTGACGTTCGACTGCGCCGACGCGATGCTGATGGCGACGTTCTGGGCCGCGGCCCTGGGTTCGGACGTCGACGAGGAGTCGACGAGCGAGCGCGCGTTCGTCGAGCCGGCGGGCTGGGGTGGGCCGAGCCTGTGGTTCGCCGCCGTGCCGGAGCCCAAGATCGCGAAGAACCGGATGCACTTCGACCTCCGCGCACCGGGACGGGTCGAGGACGAGGTCGCCCGGCTGGCCCTGCTCGGTGCCATCGTGCTGCGGCCGGGGGACGACCTGGTCGTCATGGCCGACCCCGAGGGCAACGAGTTCTGCGTAGAGTGA